A genome region from Gouania willdenowi chromosome 9, fGouWil2.1, whole genome shotgun sequence includes the following:
- the LOC114470389 gene encoding tetraspanin-15 isoform X2 produces the protein MPSYTELRKTNHFYYFIKFTLNVYSMLFSLMGLCVLCVGIYAEVERQRNRTLEGLFLAPAVVLILLGLVMFTVSVVGMVGSLRDNKTLLHMTASLFQSSIREGIKHYYDDLDFKNILDYVQQKFSCCGGDEYKDWGVNQYHFCNGTGPLACGVPYTCCVRRKVGEVINTLCGYQTLDKQRETLHELIHVRGCIHAVNLWMGDNIGITVALCCAVGLPQLLGIILSCVFWNLLVDMSQSADMVDFRLKKMEFSYSELDLAGAGWCMCLPRDGGYLPVPEAEPELDPIDLHLRKLKKQPPRTHAQLRELQQSRSATGLDEVDSRKLKRDY, from the exons CTGATGGGTCTCTGCGTGCTGTGTGTGGGAATCTACGCAGAGGTGGAGCGGCAGAGGAATCGAACCCTAGAGGGCCTCTTCCTGGCTCCTGCCGTGGTGCTCATCCTGCTCGGTTTGGTGATGTTCACCGTGTCGGTGGTGGGAATGGTGGGATCCCTCCGAGACAACAAGACCCTGCTGCACATG ACGGCCTCTTTGTTCCAGAGCAGTATACGAGAAGGAATTAAACACTACTACGACGACcttgattttaaaaacattcttgattACGTGCAGCAAAAG ttttCCTGCTGTGGAGGGGACGAGTACAAAGACTGGGGGGTCAACCAGTACCATTTCTGCAACGGCACCGGTCCGCTCGCCTGTGGGGTTCCTTACACCTGTTGTGTTCGCCGTAAG gtGGGGGAAGTGATCAACACCCTGTGTGGATATCAGACTCTGGACAAACAG CGTGAAACACTGCACGAGTTGATCCACGTGCGCGGCTGCATCCACGCCGTCAACCTGTGGATGGGCGACAACATTGGCATCACCGTCGCACTCTGCTGCGCCGTCGGGCTGCCACAG CTGCTGGGAATCATCCTGAGCTGTGTCTTCTGGAACCTTCTGGTGGACATGAGCCAGTCGGCCGACATGGTGGACTTCAGGCTGAAGAAGATGGAGTTCAGCTACAGTGAGCTGGACCTGGCAGGCGCCGGCTGGTGCATGTGTCTGCCCAGGGACGGCGGCTACCTGCCCGTGCCCGAGGCGGAGCCCGAGCTCGACCCCATCGACCTTCACCTGCGGAAGCTGAAGAAGCAGCCGCCGCGCACGCACGCGCAGCTCCGTGAGCTGCAGCAGTCCAGGTCGGCCACGGGGCTGGATGAGGTCGACAGCCGCAAGCTGAAACGGGACTACTGA
- the LOC114470389 gene encoding tetraspanin-15 isoform X1, which produces MPSYTELRKTNHFYYFIKFTLNVYSMLFSLMGLCVLCVGIYAEVERQRNRTLEGLFLAPAVVLILLGLVMFTVSVVGMVGSLRDNKTLLHMFLCVLCVLLLLQMIALTTALIFEKKTASLFQSSIREGIKHYYDDLDFKNILDYVQQKFSCCGGDEYKDWGVNQYHFCNGTGPLACGVPYTCCVRRKVGEVINTLCGYQTLDKQRETLHELIHVRGCIHAVNLWMGDNIGITVALCCAVGLPQLLGIILSCVFWNLLVDMSQSADMVDFRLKKMEFSYSELDLAGAGWCMCLPRDGGYLPVPEAEPELDPIDLHLRKLKKQPPRTHAQLRELQQSRSATGLDEVDSRKLKRDY; this is translated from the exons CTGATGGGTCTCTGCGTGCTGTGTGTGGGAATCTACGCAGAGGTGGAGCGGCAGAGGAATCGAACCCTAGAGGGCCTCTTCCTGGCTCCTGCCGTGGTGCTCATCCTGCTCGGTTTGGTGATGTTCACCGTGTCGGTGGTGGGAATGGTGGGATCCCTCCGAGACAACAAGACCCTGCTGCACATG TtcctgtgtgtgctgtgtgtgctgctgcttcTTCAGATGATCGCACTCACCACTGCTCTGATCTTTGAGAAGAAG ACGGCCTCTTTGTTCCAGAGCAGTATACGAGAAGGAATTAAACACTACTACGACGACcttgattttaaaaacattcttgattACGTGCAGCAAAAG ttttCCTGCTGTGGAGGGGACGAGTACAAAGACTGGGGGGTCAACCAGTACCATTTCTGCAACGGCACCGGTCCGCTCGCCTGTGGGGTTCCTTACACCTGTTGTGTTCGCCGTAAG gtGGGGGAAGTGATCAACACCCTGTGTGGATATCAGACTCTGGACAAACAG CGTGAAACACTGCACGAGTTGATCCACGTGCGCGGCTGCATCCACGCCGTCAACCTGTGGATGGGCGACAACATTGGCATCACCGTCGCACTCTGCTGCGCCGTCGGGCTGCCACAG CTGCTGGGAATCATCCTGAGCTGTGTCTTCTGGAACCTTCTGGTGGACATGAGCCAGTCGGCCGACATGGTGGACTTCAGGCTGAAGAAGATGGAGTTCAGCTACAGTGAGCTGGACCTGGCAGGCGCCGGCTGGTGCATGTGTCTGCCCAGGGACGGCGGCTACCTGCCCGTGCCCGAGGCGGAGCCCGAGCTCGACCCCATCGACCTTCACCTGCGGAAGCTGAAGAAGCAGCCGCCGCGCACGCACGCGCAGCTCCGTGAGCTGCAGCAGTCCAGGTCGGCCACGGGGCTGGATGAGGTCGACAGCCGCAAGCTGAAACGGGACTACTGA